One Hippoglossus stenolepis isolate QCI-W04-F060 chromosome 9, HSTE1.2, whole genome shotgun sequence genomic region harbors:
- the rgmb gene encoding RGM domain family member B, producing the protein MGRAGCCCRGAERLASPSLVRRFRPLLLLVIALCCGAQIGQCQVATPQCRIQKCTTDFVSLTSHLTPAVDGFHIEFCKALRAYSACTQRTAKSCRGNLVFHSAVLGISDLMSQRNCSRDGPTSSTHPEVHLEPCSYHSRTQHAHAHSHVHAHSHAHTHGHSLPVYLFCGLFGDPHLRTFKDSFQTCKVEGAWPLIDNDYLSVQVTNVPVVPGSSATATNKITVIFKPYDGCTDQRVYQAITDNLPAAFDDGTVSSGEPIHSLAGADGASGKVRALWISERTPGHHIELHAGYIGVTVIVRQMGRYLTLAVRIPEELAQAYDATQDLQLCLNGCPSGERIDQAGHLPLPISPTALGLQLQQLRRPSYSSQIQASPYGPPQVFSVEGAKERCREKLEEQDIYFHSCVFDLLTTGDANFTVAAFSAQKDMESLHPHRDRWRIYPRGSATSTLHSDFPPIKRLALLLLCALSVAFTY; encoded by the exons ATGGGGAGAGCCGGATGCTGTTGCCGCGGGGCTGAGCGCCTCGCCTCCCCGTCTCTGGTGCGCCGTTTCcggccactgctgctgctggtcatCGCTCTGTGCTGCGGTGCTCAGATAG GTCAGTGTCAAGTGGCCACCCCTCAGTGTCGCATCCAGAAGTGCACCACCGACTTCGTCTCCCTGACCTCCCACCTGACTCCGGCTGTGGATGGCTTTCACATTGAATTCTGCAAGGCTTTACGCGCGTACTCAGCCTGCACCCAGAGGACGGCCAAGTCCTGCCGGGGGAACCTGGTCTTTCACTCGGCCGTGCTGGGCATCTCAGACCTCATGAGCCAGAGGAACTGCTCCAGAGACGGGCCCACTTCCTCCACACACCCCGAGGTCCACCTGGAGCCCTGCAGCTACCACAGTCGCACCCAGCACGCCCACGCACACTCCCACGTGCATGCACATTCGCACGCTCACACCCACGGCCACTCTCTGCCTGTGTACCTGTTCTGCGGGCTGTTTGGGGACCCACACCTGAGGACATTTAAGGACAGTTTCCAGACTTGTAAGGTGGAGGGGGCGTGGCCTCTCATCGATAATGACTATCTGTCGGTGCAGGTCACTAATGTTCCCGTGGTTCCTGGGTCCAGCGCCACAGCAACCAATAAG ATAACTGTCATCTTTAAACCCTACGACGGCTGCACAGACCAGAGGGTCTACCAGGCCATCACAGACAACCTCCCCGCTGCCTTCGATGATGGCACAGTGAGCAGTGGAGAACCCATTCACTCTTTAGCTGGTGCAGACGGTGCCAGCGGGAAGGTCCGGGCTCTGTGGATCTCTGAGCGCACCCCGGGCCACCACATAGAGCTGCACGCCGGCTACATCGGTGTGACTGTAATTGTTCGCCAGATGGGCCGCTACCTGACCCTGGCGGTGCGGATCCCGGAGGAGCTGGCTCAGGCCTACGACGCCACCCAggacctgcagctctgtctgaACGGCTGCCCCAGTGGAGAACGCATCGACCAGGCTGGACACCTCCCCCTGCCCATCTCCCCTACTGCGCTTGgcctgcagcttcagcagctcCGTCGGCCCAGCTACTCCTCACAGATACAAGCGTCCCCCTATGGTCCTCCGCAGGTTTTCAGCGTGGAAGGGGCAAAGGAGCGCTGCagggagaagctggaggagcaggacatTTACTTTCACTCCTGTGTGTTTGATCTCTTGACCACCGGGGATGCTAATTTCACAGTGGCGGCGTTCAGCGCCCAGAAGGACATGGAAAGTCTCCACCCACACCGGGACAGATGGAGGATCTACCCCCGCGGCTCGGCCACCTCAACCCTACACTCTGATTTTCCACCTATCAAGCGGCTcgctctgctcctgctgtgtgCTCTAAGTGTGGCGTTCACGTATTAG